The Nitrogeniibacter aestuarii genome has a window encoding:
- a CDS encoding NAD(P)H-hydrate dehydratase, with amino-acid sequence MQSHCHPIYPVAGIRTIEHAVMPTAQPPLMERAGRASAEEAVRLMIDRPGPLLIACGPGNNGGDGFVMARHFMQAGREVVVAFASNPEQLPVDAHKAYTAWSDAGGQTLSDLPAPPPGGWALVVDALFGIGLRRPIEGRYADWIRSLNALPGPRMAIDVPSGLCADTGRVLGVAFKATQTVTFIALKPGQLTLDGPDHCGEVVLKRLDLDANSLLPAQGWEVSPKLFCHALPPRRLNTHKGNFGDAVIVGGAPGMCGAALLAGRAALRVGTGRVFVGLLDERGPAVDQVQPELMIRRADTALADGDTIAIGPGLGRDAAAHALLARALSSNATLVLDADALNLLAIDAALATQARERLAPMVLTPHPGEAARLLGQSTDEVQTNRLKASMALARHFNSHVVLKGCGSFIARPDGQWRINRTGNPGMAAAGMGDVLTGLLAGLLAQGLNMNDAVAMGVHLHGAAADLLLARGIGPIGMGAAELPDAARDLINQWVADDFATPHPLSHRG; translated from the coding sequence ATGCAGAGTCATTGTCACCCGATTTACCCCGTTGCCGGCATCCGCACCATTGAACACGCGGTCATGCCGACTGCTCAACCGCCCCTCATGGAACGCGCTGGACGGGCATCCGCCGAAGAGGCGGTGCGTCTGATGATCGACCGCCCCGGCCCCTTGCTCATCGCCTGTGGCCCCGGCAATAACGGGGGCGACGGTTTCGTGATGGCGCGCCACTTCATGCAGGCGGGCCGCGAAGTGGTGGTGGCGTTCGCCAGCAACCCCGAGCAGTTGCCCGTGGACGCACACAAGGCCTACACCGCATGGAGCGATGCCGGCGGTCAGACCCTGTCGGATCTGCCGGCGCCACCGCCGGGTGGCTGGGCTCTGGTGGTCGACGCGCTGTTCGGTATCGGTTTGCGGCGCCCCATCGAAGGTCGCTACGCCGACTGGATTCGCAGCCTCAATGCCCTGCCGGGCCCCCGCATGGCCATCGACGTGCCCAGTGGGCTGTGTGCCGACACCGGCCGCGTGCTCGGTGTGGCCTTCAAGGCCACACAGACCGTGACCTTCATTGCACTCAAGCCGGGGCAACTGACCCTCGACGGCCCCGATCACTGCGGTGAAGTGGTGCTCAAACGGCTCGATCTGGACGCCAACAGTCTGCTCCCTGCTCAAGGCTGGGAGGTTTCCCCCAAACTGTTCTGCCACGCCTTGCCGCCGCGCAGACTCAATACCCACAAGGGCAATTTCGGCGACGCCGTGATCGTGGGCGGCGCACCGGGCATGTGTGGTGCCGCCCTGCTGGCCGGCCGGGCGGCCCTGCGCGTGGGCACCGGGCGCGTGTTCGTCGGTTTGCTGGACGAGCGTGGCCCGGCCGTGGATCAGGTACAACCCGAACTCATGATTCGCCGGGCGGACACCGCGCTGGCCGACGGCGACACCATTGCCATCGGCCCCGGCCTGGGTCGCGACGCCGCGGCGCACGCCCTGCTCGCCCGCGCGCTGTCCAGTAACGCCACCCTGGTGCTCGACGCCGACGCCCTCAATCTGCTGGCCATAGATGCCGCGCTCGCCACCCAGGCGCGCGAGCGGCTGGCCCCCATGGTGCTCACGCCCCACCCGGGCGAGGCCGCACGGCTGCTCGGGCAAAGCACCGACGAGGTTCAAACGAACCGGCTCAAGGCCTCGATGGCGCTTGCACGCCATTTCAACAGCCATGTGGTGCTCAAGGGCTGCGGCAGTTTCATCGCCCGGCCGGACGGACAATGGCGCATCAACCGCACCGGCAATCCGGGCATGGCCGCCGCCGGCATGGGCGATGTCCTCACCGGGCTGCTGGCCGGGCTGCTGGCCCAGGGCCTGAACATGAACGATGCGGTCGCCATGGGTGTGCATCTGCACGGTGCTGCCGCCGACCTGCTGCTGGCCCGGGGCATCGGCCCCATCGGCATGGGCGCCGCCGAGCTGCCCGATGCTGCGCGCGACCTGATCAACCAGTGGGTCGCAGACGACTTTGCCACGCCTCACCCCCTGAGCCACCGCGGCTGA